The genomic interval AGGGATAGATGGGTGATTCAGGTAGGTCTTCTCCTCTCAAAGAGCTCAGTCCAGAGAGGAAACAAGCAcacaaataattgttttatgtttaagaaGTGACTGGAGTTCAGGAGAGAGAAACTGGGCCTAAAATTTTTCCCAACCTACCACTTCGGTAAAGTTGCAATCTATATTCCAGTGCCCTGCTTCTTAAGTTCATCCTGAGTTACATCTGAGAAAAAGGTATGATACTTTGGGCGGGAATGAAGATAAAGGCATTTTGTAATTATAGGGGTAAATATTATGGAGAAATTAGGAACACTGTCATAGTATAAAGTGGATTCTATAATATGAATAGCGTCTATGTTGCTGCCGGTGAAAGGCCattatctggggcgcctgggtggctcagtcggttgagcatccaacttcagctcaagtcatgatctcatagttcatggattcgagccccatgtcgggctctgtgctgatggctagctcagagcctggagcctgtcttccaattctgtgtctcgtctctttccctctctgaacttcccctactcacactgtctctttctctctctcaaaaaaataagacaaaaaatttttttaaagaagccctAATCTACACTTTTCATGGGCACATGAGCTTGAGCCTAGCCTTTGAAGACACTTGGAAAGGCACGAAGATCCTCGGAAAAAATCACTTTTGTGGCAGTCTGGGAAAACAGAACCACAAGGTGGGCAGAAAGTGCTTTGGGCACCAGAATCTAGAATTGGGTTCTAGAATCTTGTCTAACACCACATTAGGTATCTTAGTGCAAATTACTCTCAGCCTCAACTGCCTTGCCTATGCACTGGGAAGATCTGTCCCCATCTTCCACTTAAGGTATAAAATGAGGTGTTACTGAAGAAGTATGGAAGGTTGGAGAAGCTAAGAGCCATTACCCCAGAAATAATGCAGAAAAGGtttggcttttctgttttgtttttggtctcaCCCTCCTGCACTGTGTGCTTTCTGCTCTAGCTTTCCTGTGTCTACCCTGGACCCTTGGAGGCTACTGGCTTCACatgttctctcctcttttccttcacACCTTTGCTCCCTTATGCTTGTTTCTCATCAGGATCCAAATCTGTTGGCCATGTTGTCTGCCCCAACTCCAGGTTCATCTGATCTCTTCCCCACCTGTTTCCTGGTAAACACATGTCACTCTCTGAGGAAGCAACAAGAAAAGCTGGAAACATAACAAAGTCAACTTCCTGAAGGCTCATTATTAAAGAGGTTTGGGGCAGATGGGAAATTGCAGGTGGAGTCCCCTTTTGGGCAGGTTGAGTGGGGTGGTTTTCCCTTACGAGAAGAAACTGCTCAGTTATCTCTTAAGAGATTCCAAATAATCCCAGAGTGCAGACAATACAGAAGTAACCTACTGTGGCATATCCTGGGAAAAGACCCCTGGAGTCAACTCAGAGAACAACCAAACATTTGTCCtcaaaggattatttttttatttgtttatttgagagagagaaagagaaacagacacagaatccgaagcaggctccaggccctgagacgtcagcacagagcccgacatggggctcaaatccatgaaccgtaagatcatgaacCAAGTTGGAGTCAgacccccaactgactgagccacccagtctcttttcagagagagcgagagcgagcatgtgcaagggtgaggggcagagagaaaatgagagagaatcccaagcaggctctgcgctgacagcggggctgaatcccatgaacgatgagattatgagctgagctgaaatcaagagttggacatttaaccaactgagctccccaggcgccccaggaaagaaaaggatggaaggaaagactGAAGAACCATTAAGCTTGAGAAAGACAGGAACAAGAAAACTCCAGTTCTTAGTAAGTAGAAATCCTTAAAGTCTTGCCCCAAACCTCCTGTTTCTTCCATCGTCACTCAGCTCAAGATTCAAAACCCAGAGAAGTTTAGCATCTCATGCCCCCTCCCACTGGGGGTGTTTACAAGATCTTCCAGAAACACCCCTTCGACTTATGTATTGGGAGGACAAACATTTAGATTGGATATCTCACCCCACTCCATGATTGTACAAGACGAAGCAGAGACCATTCCACAGGAGAAATGGAATGCTATTAGGAAATGGAAATGGTTATCAGCAggccaacaaaaatgaaaaatgccattaagaTTTCAGAACATGAAGACCTACCTCATTGCATATAGTTGCATAATCTTccctaatttatttaatcattccaAAAAGGGCCTATGACAGGCCATTCCTCCTTCTCATTCAGCATTCtcactttgaaataaaaagttgtatCTTGCCTCATGCTGGGGCATGTGGTCAATGCTCCGTAAACATGTATTCAGTTAGCGAAGAATTTTGAGTTGATGAGGCGTCCATCACTTCTCTGCATCTTGTGGAATGATGGCTTTGGCACTGAGAATAAGTACTCTCTTAGCACCACCTGCTGGCATTGAAAAACCTTTCCTGAATTGCGGCCTCCAAGTCTCTTACAGCCAGTATTGTTAATACCCTTGAAACTCCTTCTCTCCTTACTACCTTCAGTACCACAGGACTACCTTTTTTCTGCAGATAGATACAGTtacaaaatattgatttatttttgttcattgtttattatctaataaatattttacactttGGTGACccttgtttttgcctttttacaAGGTAAGACACATGTGAAGTGCTAAGTTAGTGAGTTGTCCCTTGACGTTTACTCATCCGGTAATGAACTCTGTATGGCACTCTCTCTCTGGCTGGATTAGTTACACAGCACATACCAATGATACTTTGAGCTTAGTTAAAAAGCCCCTGCAGGTGCCCACTATTGTGACAGGAGCTGTAGGAGATGGAGGAGTGTAAGTTCCCTGCCTTTTAATTAGGGAGACAATAAACCAAACAGTACAGGATAAAGTCTGTGGTAATGCCTGTAAGTGCTGCGGGCCAAATAATGACATTGGGATAAATACATATACTGTACTAAGCATGTGGCAATCCAGAGACATTCTTGTTGGTCACATCTGGGCTGGGAGTGCTACTGGCATGTAGTGGGTGGAAGCCTAGcatgctgctaaacatcccacAATGCACAGGAAAGCCGGCCATAATAGAGAATAATCTGGCCCCAAAAGCCAATAGTGCTGAGACTGAGAAACCTCCAGCGCTAGACCTTTAGGAACAGCCATGAGCCAAGGCAggcatggtccctgccctcctaGTATCATGaagaactgttaaaaataaaataatgggctGAAGGagtttagaaaaaggaaagagactgCTCTAGAGTCTTGCTAGCTAAAGAGCAGTCTACAGACCTGAAGCATGACATCATTTTGAAGCATGTTAAGCACTGCACTGAAGGTTTCCATTATACAGGACGTCGGTTTTAATGGTTTTATGCAgaccaggaaagaaaagaagcaaattccAGGTAGTGAGAGCCATAAGAGGGAAGATTCTGAGATGGCAAAGAGGAATTTCTAGTTTTCCATCCAGCACTGATAACGAACATAGTGTTGCCTGCTTACATTACACGCATTGTGCTAAGCGTTTTATATGGAACATTTTGCATAATCCTCGCAACGCTACTGGGTAAGTTCATTTTATGGATAAATCAAACCACAGTACGGAGCGCTTAAATAACCTGCTCCGGGACCCACTGACGGACCCGGGCTGACGGAGTGGAAGCTAGACTCCTTACCATCCGAAAGCCTCCACAAACATCTCCACCCACGGGTGAGAGCCAAAGTCACAGTGGCCCCGCTCGCGCCTCCCAGCAAAAAGCCTCTCCCGCTTGCCCGTCTACCTTTCCGCACGCGCAGCCGCAGGGAAGCGGAAGGAGCGGCGCGCGCTCCACACCGGAAGTCGTAGAAGTAGGACGTGTTTATTTACAGCCCGGCCACCAACTTGAGACGAATATAGCGTAAAAGAAGGGGGCGGGGTGTTTGAAGATGACAGAGACCCCCTAAAGTGCTCGGAATCAGTGCGAAGGAAGCTCTGTGCAAATTCGGCAAGGAACCGGTGTTAGCGAGGCCTCAGCGATTCACGGAAGCTAACTGGCTGGGCTTTCCGTGTTATAAACCTTGAGCTGGAAGAAACAGCTCTATGGTCAAATATACATAGAGCGGCCCTTTCCTCCCCACGCGGTGTGGCTGCGCTTGCGCAGTAGCCGGTCGCCGCAGCTTTGGAAACATGGCGGAGCAAGAGTGAGTGTTTGGAGTTTGAATCTCTCGAGTGGGGTCTTGAGCATCCGGTGCCATCCATGGTGTTTATTCCTCAGTGGCGGATAATAAGGGTACTTGTGGACTgaaggaagagaatagaaaaggcTCCAGATTACAGAGGGTAGGGTGAAGGGTAAGGAGCCGAAGGATTCGGGCTGCCAGTCAGGCGGAGGGAGCCGCGGTTAAGTGCCGGTTACCTTGGGGGCGGGCTAGAGTGCCAGCTTTGGGTTCACGCAGCCTGACTTAAAGATAGGTCAGTACCCGCTCCGACCCCACCGAGTTTTACTAGGGTCACGAAGCTGCTTGTGTCTTTAAAAGGCTGTGGCCATAAAAGCTCCATGGAGGCATACGAGGACGAGGGTCCAAGGGATTCATGACTTTTTACTGCTTTAGTAAAGAGCGAATGTTAAAAGGTCCGTTTTGAGGACTGGAGTCAGACACCACAGTTTTCAGGGAAGTATGTCTTTCGGAATTTGAGGAGACTAATGTTTCTCGGAGCCCAAGAGCTGGTTTAGAAGCTcattgaaattttgttttcttagcatGATCTCTGATTGCAATTTTCCGTtatcagacaaagaaaaaagatcccTTTGGTTCCAGAAAATCTCCTGAAAAAGAGGAAGGCTTATCAGGCCCTTAAAGCCACTCAAGCGAAGCAGGCACTTTTGGACAAAAAGGAGGTAATGATGGGGAACCAAGAGAAGGGACTTAGAATGTATTTGGTGAGTTATATCTAGCACGTGTTGAACTAGATTTGATGTCGACAGTCCTTTTCCCCATCGATTCTGCTAGTCTGAATACAGTTCGCgccttcatttaacaaatatttctaacTTTCTGCGGACGAAATGTTGGAGTAGTTTGTTAAGCAAAAGGTGAAGGAGACATTGTACTATTTAGGTTCATACCAAGTGATTTGAAACACCGAACATACCCTTTACCTGGAAGAAAACATCTCTTTTAATGTGCCAAACAATTTTTGCGATTTGCTAAACGTTTTTGGAAAATACCTATTTTGGAatctggaaaatgaaacaaattcatGCTTATTCTGCACTTTATGATGCTTAACACAAGGTTCCAAAATGTGGTGGTAACATTGGCTAACAGCATGTCAACCAACTTGTTTATTTATCAGCGGCTTTTCTAGTAGTTTCTGAGTTTTCAAAACTGCACCGTGGGTATCCCATTTTTACCCTATCTAGAAGatgtttgtttgcttctctttGCCAAACATAGTGGCAAATACACTCTATGGATAGTGACCAATGAATTACTGTTGTGGAAGTAAAACTAGAGGCACAAAATGGTGATGATGGTCTCCCTTTTCtgtagcagaagaaaagaaaagaggtcaAGTTTAAGCGACTGGAATGGTTCCTACATGATGCCTGGCGGCAGCAACGTGACACAGTACGCCTCAGACGACTAGAAGTAAAACCTCACGGTTTGGAAGTGCCAGATAAACATTCCTTGGCCTTTGTTGTACGCATCCAAAGGTGAGGAACTTGCCGGATTTCATAGGCTGACGCAAACTGTTGGTTCAGCTTGAGCCCTTTTCTAGGGAGATGAGATCTGTAATAGGGTTTAAGCCACTCCTGCAAGTTGTGCTAGGAAATCAGAGTTTAGCACAACATAGTTTTTGGCTTTAAGGTTAAGGAGACTGATCTGAGGCAAATACACGTGAAAATGTGTCAGGTGCTAAGAGGGTCAGTGGCTGCAAGAGCAGTACTGGTCGAGGACACTCTAAAGCAggaacttgaggggcgcctgggtggctcagttggttaagcgtccagcttcagctcaggtcatgatctcgaggttcgtggctttgagccccacatcaggctctgtgctgacagctggctcagagcctagagcctgtcttctgattctgtgtctccctctctctctgaccctcccctgctcgcactctctctcaacataaaaaaaaattaaagcaggaaCTTGAAACTGAGATCTGCAGACGTGGAAGGAATTCACTGAGTGTTGGGAAGCTTTCCAGGCATAGATGCAGAAAGTCGTGAATTGTGGGAATCAAGGCATCTTTCTAGGAACTGAACCAAGGTCAAGTGGATGGAGTGTATTCAGTGCTGGGGAGAGTTCGAGTAGCTTTTCCCTCAGTTAGTCGTACTTTACCCAGTCTATCTGCATGCACAACTGCCTCTTCCTGTTTCGCCTGTCCAGTCACCCAAACCTGCAACCTGCAGACTTTAAATATTTTCGAGCCCTCTTTATTAACCTCCTTTACCCTTCCCATAATCTCCTGGACCATTGCATTAGCTAACTGGGTTTCCCTGCCTCTGGTGTCACACTTTCAGATCTGTCCTATGTGCTCTCCTCAGTGGTTGTCAGAAAGCTGATTGTGTCTCCTTTACCTAAAATCTTTCATGCTTTCACTGCCCTCAGAGGCAAGTCCACCTTCCCTTGCGTGACATGCACAGCCCCACACACTCAGccccacacacacagaatcagggCCCATTCTGTCCCTGTAGCACCTCAGGCGTTGCCCCACATTGTGTATGAGTGATCTGTTCGTACAGCTGCCACCTCCTGACCTCGCCTGTGAGCCACagtctgtgtcttgctctctggATGACCTGTAGTGGCAAACATTTCCTAGGTCCTTGCTGGACCGACAAAACCTGAATAGAACCTGACTTCCTGTGTCACTCATTTCAGGATTAACGGGGTGAGTTCACTGGTGCAGAGGACCATTGCAAAGCTTCGCCTGAAGAAGATTTTCAGCGGGGTCTTTTTCAGAGTGACTCCCCAGACCATAAAAACACTGCGTATAGTGGAACCTTATGTGACCTGGGGGTAAGGTTTCTGTGGGTGTGGATTCGTATTAGATAGTAGGTGAGCGTGATGAGAACATTAGCATGCCAGTGCTGCCCTCCCAGGCGCATGCCCCCGTGCTGCAGAAACATTGTGTTGTGACCACAGTCTCTAGAAATCAGCTGCTAGCCAGAGAACTCTGGAACATGGGGCCCAGAGCAAGAGGTCCCAGTGCTGCTGGTCATGTACCAAGAAAAGCACCATGTGGAGCTTGTTCACTTGTAAGCTACGGCTGAGTAAGATGGtggaaaagaaattaattctTGGAGTCTTGAGGCAGAGCTAGCGGCAGTGCTTGTGTAAGAGTGGTGTGCCTGCacgggcacccggctggctcagaagagcctgtgactcttgatcgtggggtcatgagttcgagccctacattgggtgtaggattacttaaataaataaaacaccaaaaaaaaaaaaagaaagtactgttCTTTCAAACATTAAAGCCCAGCAAACACCTGGATATAACCATCTTGAATAGAAGGTTCTATAGGGCCAAAGTCCTGAATTGTAAGCCAgcgtttgttttatttttgtctggggaaagtagtgtttttgtttgttagtttgtatTGCATGGTGAAAATTTCTATccataaattttaagttttaattatatAGGGCCACTCTGGTTTGTTACgcccttccttgcttgtgtgcTTCCCAGCATCCCAGCTGCAGTGTGATTGCACTTTCCggtggggagaaggggtgggAGCAGAATGTCTCACCCCGCAGGGCTGAGTGACCGGTGTGTGCGGGGTGCCAGGAGCTGACAGGGCTGGACTTTATTCTGCCTCATGTAGATTTCCAAATCTGAAGTCTGTCCGGGAACTCATCCTGAAACGTGGACAAGCCAGGGTCAGGAATAAAACCATCCCTCTGACGGACAACACAGTgattgaggagcacctgggtgagtGTTGCATCTTAGGGGTCAGTTGGGACAGAAAGCAAGGATCTCTGGTGGTCTTGTTGTGGGATTTAGGTAATACTGTTCTTCTCGGAGTCCTAGGAACCTACCAGATTGCCCACCTCTGGCATATAAGAGCTTCATAGTATGTACTGgggaaatgttgaataaaagaatcTGTATCCTTGTGTTTCCTAGGGAAGTACGGTGTTATTTGCTTGGAAGACCTCATTCACGAAATTGCCTTTCCGGGGAAGAATTTCCAGGCGATCTGCCAGTTCTTACGTCCTTTCCATCTCTCAGTGGCCCGTCACGCTCCCAAGAATAGAGTGGGCTTCCTCAAGGAGGTGGGCTTGCCCGGCTATCGCGGCGAACGCATCAATCAGCTCATTCGGCAGCTCAATTAAACCCAGGTGAGGCAGGGCTGAAACCTGCCCTGGGCTGACTTGATGGGCCACTCTTTGccacttaaaaattctttttgcgTTTACCAGCATCTGAGAGTAACTTTGGCATTTGAGtggtggagggcagagggagattgGCATCTACAAGTCTGACAGGTGGAAATCTGCTTGAACAGTGAAGGCCTGGTTAGGACATGGGGTATTGCTGTGTGTATTTCAACAGTTACATGCTAGGAAATGTTGAGTAACCAAAAATCTTCTGTATTGCTGTGGTCATATATCTGGAAATGGGGagagaatattaaaaactaatttcaaaAAGGATTTGCAGATATAAACTGTCTATCTGTGAAGGTATCTTACCTTTTAGAAATTGCTTGTTCTTAATCTTCAGTGCCAGCTTTCATTAAACTTCTATTAATGAAgttgtgtttttcttcctcagaatATCTGAAAGCACAGCGCATTGAAGGCATGTGTTTTGTCTTTTGGAATCGTTCTCGGTATCTTCAAAGAAGATTATTTTCTGCTACATCTTCAGAAACTAGAGGGGGTGGAGTCAAGGAAAAGATGATGATGTTCCTGGCAGGCACTTCTCATCGCAGCCCAGCTCCAAGAAGTTCCAGTGTGTTCTGCACGTTNNNNNNNNNNNNNNNNNNNNNNNNNNNNNNNNNNNNNNNNNNNNNNNNNNNNNNNNNNNNNNNNNNNNNNNNNNNNNNNNNNNNNNNNNNNNNNNNNNNNAGAGGACTCTTGCCACTGAAGAGGGAATACTGCTGGCTCACATCTTTTATCCTGGGGTTTAATGTTGGTAAACGAATATCCAGGCATGAATACAAGACCGCAGTGGACCAAGCTCAGGGACATCCTGGAACCTGGGGGTTCCTGGGGCTTTGTTTTGGAAGGAACTTAAAATACAGTTACAAAGAGGAGCACAAACACAGTGCTCAGTTGTCTCTGCTGTGAGTCCGTGTTCTGGCTTTTCAGTGACTGCTCTGTGAGTTCTCGGACTTGGCTGGCCCTGAAGTGTCTGGTGGCTTCCTTATCATAGCCTGCAGTTGTCTTAGTCCTTTTCTCTAGCCCAGGATTTCAACCTATTTCTGGGTCTATGAGAAGGGAGGGACTCTTCTCCCAGGAAAATACATACACTCAACTCACCGCTTGGAAACATACATGTTCGTAGTGTCTTCTTAGGGACCCGGGACCCTCTGTGAGGAAGTCTCGCACTGCCTGGGGCCCTGACCTTGTTAGTCTCTGGCCCTGTGTCCCGTGGAAGACCAAAGCTCACCAGGATCGATTTTTCCCCTGCAGCCAGTTGGGTGTTTCCCTGTTCGGATCACAGGGGCAGGTTTCTGAGTCCTTTTTACCGTCTACCTGAGGGAAACGCTCACCATTTATTTCTGCTGGGCTTCAGGACGGGATTTTCTTGGTTTGGCGTGGATGAAATTAGTACTGTTAGGTCTTTTAGGCCCCCAGA from Suricata suricatta isolate VVHF042 chromosome 7, meerkat_22Aug2017_6uvM2_HiC, whole genome shotgun sequence carries:
- the RPL7L1 gene encoding 60S ribosomal protein L7-like 1 isoform X3; translation: MAEQEQRKKIPLVPENLLKKRKAYQALKATQAKQALLDKKEQKKRKEVKFKRLEWFLHDAWRQQRDTVRLRRLEVKPHGLEVPDKHSLAFVVRIQRFPNLKSVRELILKRGQARVRNKTIPLTDNTVIEEHLGKYGVICLEDLIHEIAFPGKNFQAICQFLRPFHLSVARHAPKNRVGFLKEVGLPGYRGERINQLIRQLN
- the RPL7L1 gene encoding 60S ribosomal protein L7-like 1 isoform X2; protein product: MAEQEQRKKIPLVPENLLKKRKAYQALKATQAKQALLDKKEKKRKEVKFKRLEWFLHDAWRQQRDTVRLRRLEVKPHGLEVPDKHSLAFVVRIQRINGVSSLVQRTIAKLRLKKIFSGVFFRVTPQTIKTLRIVEPYVTWGFPNLKSVRELILKRGQARVRNKTIPLTDNTVIEEHLGKYGVICLEDLIHEIAFPGKNFQAICQFLRPFHLSVARHAPKNRVGFLKEVGLPGYRGERINQLIRQLN
- the RPL7L1 gene encoding 60S ribosomal protein L7-like 1 isoform X1, which encodes MAEQEQRKKIPLVPENLLKKRKAYQALKATQAKQALLDKKEQKKRKEVKFKRLEWFLHDAWRQQRDTVRLRRLEVKPHGLEVPDKHSLAFVVRIQRINGVSSLVQRTIAKLRLKKIFSGVFFRVTPQTIKTLRIVEPYVTWGFPNLKSVRELILKRGQARVRNKTIPLTDNTVIEEHLGKYGVICLEDLIHEIAFPGKNFQAICQFLRPFHLSVARHAPKNRVGFLKEVGLPGYRGERINQLIRQLN